In the genome of Granulibacter bethesdensis CGDNIH1, one region contains:
- a CDS encoding response regulator, protein MTKDYLIILKSAISVLLVEDDGGVRDVILAGLSGRGFVVAAAESGESALEVLREHGGFDVVISDICMPGMSGFDLRQKVMALYPDTYCILISGYTDCVSEPVPILRKPFRLSQLEDRIRLWQMGSQQQ, encoded by the coding sequence TTGACTAAGGATTATTTAATTATTTTGAAATCTGCCATCTCTGTGTTGCTTGTTGAGGATGACGGTGGCGTACGTGACGTCATTCTTGCAGGGCTGTCGGGCCGTGGATTTGTGGTGGCTGCCGCTGAAAGTGGCGAGTCCGCTCTGGAAGTGCTCAGAGAACATGGTGGCTTTGATGTGGTGATCAGTGACATCTGCATGCCGGGTATGTCGGGCTTTGATCTGCGTCAGAAAGTCATGGCGCTTTATCCAGACACGTATTGCATCCTGATTTCAGGTTATACTGACTGTGTGTCAGAGCCTGTTCCCATCCTCCGCAAGCCATTCAGGCTTTCACAACTGGAGGACAGGATCAGATTGTGGCAGATGGGGAGTCAGCAGCAATAA
- a CDS encoding CsbD family protein, which translates to MSQAEEFEGKAEKLAGKVQEGIGRLTGDTETEIHGKARQRYGEAQSALAETCDTVKSFTADYPMTALGIAAGIGFLVGVITGRR; encoded by the coding sequence ATGTCTCAAGCTGAAGAATTTGAAGGCAAGGCAGAAAAACTGGCCGGCAAAGTACAGGAAGGAATCGGCCGGCTGACCGGAGATACTGAAACCGAGATCCACGGCAAGGCTCGACAGAGATATGGTGAGGCACAAAGCGCACTGGCTGAGACCTGTGATACTGTCAAAAGCTTTACGGCTGATTACCCCATGACAGCACTCGGCATTGCAGCAGGGATCGGCTTTCTGGTGGGGGTTATAACGGGCCGCCGCTGA